One window from the genome of Amaranthus tricolor cultivar Red isolate AtriRed21 chromosome 9, ASM2621246v1, whole genome shotgun sequence encodes:
- the LOC130824311 gene encoding protein RALF-like 34, with translation MSSSKPLIFFSFILFMISYISFHCTPATALITDVGFDWASSSSAISMVYSDDDFVDNQLNNLDEENVISKRRSLYWNRVYYTYISYAALSANRVPCPPRSGRSYYTHNCFKARGPANPYHRGCSCITRCRR, from the coding sequence ATGTCATCCTCAAAACCCCTtatctttttttctttcattctgTTTATGATCTCCTACATTAGCTTCCACTGTACCCCAGCTACAGCTCTCATCACTGACGTTGGATTTGACTGGGCTTCATCATCATCTGCAATATCAATGGTTTATTctgatgatgattttgttgaTAATCAGCTAAATAATCTTGATGAAGAAAATGTAATTAGTAAAAGGAGATCTCTATACTGGAATAGAGTGTACTACACATATATTTCTTATGCTGCACTCTCAGCTAATCGTGTGCCATGCCCTCCTCGTTCTGGTAGATCTTATTATACTCATAACTGTTTCAAAGCTCGTGGACCTGCTAATCCTTACCATCGTGGTTGCTCTTGTATTACTCGTTGCCGCCGTTGA